A genome region from Cucumis sativus cultivar 9930 chromosome 4, Cucumber_9930_V3, whole genome shotgun sequence includes the following:
- the LOC101211360 gene encoding probable LRR receptor-like serine/threonine-protein kinase At1g63430 isoform X1, translating to MGYFASVQIFCLISAVLIVTSDSFALNEASALKSFKDQISEDPTRVFSNWDLQVEKNPCNWSGIACSPDGGHVIKLDISRASLKGFLAPSLGQLSFLQELYLHDNNLLGTIPKELGLLKKLKVLDLGTNRLSGPIPSEIGGLTDILKINFESNGLTGKLPPELGNLRYLRELRVDRNKLQGSIPDGDNSKYTSNMHRRYAPNAPGFCHLTELKVADFSYNFFVGKIPKCLEDHLPKSSFQGNCLQYNDPKQRTAAQCGAGASPAQSHPGGSSKHAPVEHASKHQRAPKPAWLLTLEIITGITTGSLFIVAVITSLRRCNGKSSIIIPWKKSSSGKDHVTLHIDTEMLKDVPSISRQELEVACEDFSNIIGSSPDSIVYKGTMKGGPEIAVISICIKEENWTDYLELYFQREVADLARLNHENVGKLLGYCKESSPFTRMLVFEYASNGTLYEHLHYGEGCLSWTRRMNIILGMARGLKYLHSELQPPFTISELNSGAVYLTDDFSPKLVDFESWKTILSRSEKNSGSIGNQVTQCILPSSLEPRHLDIESNIYAFGVLLLEVVSGRPPYCKDKECLVDWAKEYLESPDGMSCLVDPEVKHFADEDLRTICEVVNLCIHPQPAKLICMQDLCSMLETRIDTSFSVELKASSLAWAELALSS from the exons ATGGGATATTTTGCTTCTGTCCAGATTTTCTGTCTGATCTCTGCAGTTCTTATTGTGACCAGTGATTCCTTTGCGTTGAATGAAG CATCGGCTCTTAAATCCTTCAAAGATCAAATATCTGAAGACCCAACTcgagttttttcaaattgggATTTACAAGTTGAAAAAAATCCCTGTAACTGGTCTGGAATTGCCTGTTCTCCAGATGGAGGCCATGTTATAAAGCT AGACATTTCTAGGGCATCACTGAAAGGATTTCTAGCACCAAGCTTGGGTCAACTAAGCTTCCTGCAAGAACTGTATCTTCATGACAACAATCTTCTTGGAACAATTCCCAAGGAGCTGGGATTATTGAAGAAACTTAAGGTCCTTGATTTGGGAACAAATCGACTCTCTGGCCCGATTCCCTCAGAAATTGGGGGTTTAACAGATATTCTGAAAAT CAACTTTGAATCAAACGGGTTGACTGGGAAGCTACCCCCTGAGCTGGGAAATTTGAGATACCTCAGAGAACTTAGGGTTGATAGGAATAAACTTCAAGGATCTATTCCAGATGGTGACAATTCAAAGTATACATCCAATATGCATAGAAG GTATGCTCCAAATGCACCTGGATTCTGTCACTTAACTGAGCTCAAGGTTGCAGATTTTTCATACAATTTCTTTGTTGGGAAAATACCCAAGTGCTTAGAGGACCATCTCCCAAA GTCAAGTTTTCAAGGGAACTGTCTTCAATACAATGATCCTAAACAGCGTACTGCAGCTCAATGTG GTGCTGGTGCTTCTCCTGCTCAATCACATCCAGGAGGCAGCTCTAAGCATGCACCAGTTGAACATGCTTCGAAACACCAAAGAGCTCCAAAACCTGCCTGGCTTCTAACCCTTGAAATCATCACTGGAATCACGACGGGTTCTTTATTTATAGTTGCTGTGATCACTTCTCTTCGGAGATGCAACGGAAAATCCTCGATCATCATCCCATGGAAGAAATCCTCAAGTGGGAAGGACCATGTTACCCTTCACATCG ACACTGAGATGTTGAAAGATGTGCCAAGCATCAGCAGGCAAGAGCTTGAAGTAGCCTGTGAAGATTTCAGTAATATTATTGGCTCCTCACCAGATAGTATAGTGTACAAGGGCACCATGAAAGGTGGACCTGAGATTGCTGTTATCTCAATATgcattaaagaagaaaactgGACAGACTATCTCGAGCTTTATTTTCAGCGAGAG GTGGCAGATCTAGCAAGACTAAATCATGAGAACGTAGGAAAGTTGCTAGGCTATTGTAAAGAAAGCAGTCCATTTACTAGGATGCTGGTTTTTGAATATGCATCAAATGGCACGTTATATGAGCACCTTCATT ATGGAGAAGGTTGTTTATCCTGGACACGTCGCATGAATATAATTCTGGGCATGGCCCGCGGACTTAAGTATCTTCATAGTGAACTTCAACCACCATTTACTATATCAGAGTTGAATTCGGGTGCTGTATATCTTACAGATGACTTCTCACCCAAG CTGGTTGACTTTGAAAGCTGGAAGACCATTCTTTCAAGGTCTGAAAAGAACTCAGGCTCCATTGGAAACCAAGTCACTCAATGTATTCTTCCAAGTTCGCTTGAACCACGTCATCTCGACATAGAAAGTAACATTTACGCATTTGGTGTTCTTTTACTGGAAGTAGTCAGTGGGAGACCTCCATACTGTAAGGACAAAGAATGCTTAGTAGACTGG GCCAAGGAATACCTCGAATCACCAGATGGGATGTCCTGCTTGGTAGACCCAGAAGTGAAGCATTTTGCAGATGAAGATCTGAGGACGATATGTGAGGTTGTAAATCTTTGCATTCATCCACAGCCAGCCAAGCTGATTTGTATGCAGGACTTATGCAGCATGTTAGAGACCAGAATTGATACCTCATTCTCTGTTGAGTTGAAAGCTTCTTCTCTTGCTTGGGCGGAACTTGCACTTTCATCATAG
- the LOC101211360 gene encoding probable LRR receptor-like serine/threonine-protein kinase At1g63430 isoform X2 — translation MKPVTGMFFAFYFSLASALKSFKDQISEDPTRVFSNWDLQVEKNPCNWSGIACSPDGGHVIKLDISRASLKGFLAPSLGQLSFLQELYLHDNNLLGTIPKELGLLKKLKVLDLGTNRLSGPIPSEIGGLTDILKINFESNGLTGKLPPELGNLRYLRELRVDRNKLQGSIPDGDNSKYTSNMHRRYAPNAPGFCHLTELKVADFSYNFFVGKIPKCLEDHLPKSSFQGNCLQYNDPKQRTAAQCGAGASPAQSHPGGSSKHAPVEHASKHQRAPKPAWLLTLEIITGITTGSLFIVAVITSLRRCNGKSSIIIPWKKSSSGKDHVTLHIDTEMLKDVPSISRQELEVACEDFSNIIGSSPDSIVYKGTMKGGPEIAVISICIKEENWTDYLELYFQREVADLARLNHENVGKLLGYCKESSPFTRMLVFEYASNGTLYEHLHYGEGCLSWTRRMNIILGMARGLKYLHSELQPPFTISELNSGAVYLTDDFSPKLVDFESWKTILSRSEKNSGSIGNQVTQCILPSSLEPRHLDIESNIYAFGVLLLEVVSGRPPYCKDKECLVDWAKEYLESPDGMSCLVDPEVKHFADEDLRTICEVVNLCIHPQPAKLICMQDLCSMLETRIDTSFSVELKASSLAWAELALSS, via the exons ATGAAG CCTGTGACTGGGATGTTCTTCGCTTTCTACTTTTCTCTAGCATCGGCTCTTAAATCCTTCAAAGATCAAATATCTGAAGACCCAACTcgagttttttcaaattgggATTTACAAGTTGAAAAAAATCCCTGTAACTGGTCTGGAATTGCCTGTTCTCCAGATGGAGGCCATGTTATAAAGCT AGACATTTCTAGGGCATCACTGAAAGGATTTCTAGCACCAAGCTTGGGTCAACTAAGCTTCCTGCAAGAACTGTATCTTCATGACAACAATCTTCTTGGAACAATTCCCAAGGAGCTGGGATTATTGAAGAAACTTAAGGTCCTTGATTTGGGAACAAATCGACTCTCTGGCCCGATTCCCTCAGAAATTGGGGGTTTAACAGATATTCTGAAAAT CAACTTTGAATCAAACGGGTTGACTGGGAAGCTACCCCCTGAGCTGGGAAATTTGAGATACCTCAGAGAACTTAGGGTTGATAGGAATAAACTTCAAGGATCTATTCCAGATGGTGACAATTCAAAGTATACATCCAATATGCATAGAAG GTATGCTCCAAATGCACCTGGATTCTGTCACTTAACTGAGCTCAAGGTTGCAGATTTTTCATACAATTTCTTTGTTGGGAAAATACCCAAGTGCTTAGAGGACCATCTCCCAAA GTCAAGTTTTCAAGGGAACTGTCTTCAATACAATGATCCTAAACAGCGTACTGCAGCTCAATGTG GTGCTGGTGCTTCTCCTGCTCAATCACATCCAGGAGGCAGCTCTAAGCATGCACCAGTTGAACATGCTTCGAAACACCAAAGAGCTCCAAAACCTGCCTGGCTTCTAACCCTTGAAATCATCACTGGAATCACGACGGGTTCTTTATTTATAGTTGCTGTGATCACTTCTCTTCGGAGATGCAACGGAAAATCCTCGATCATCATCCCATGGAAGAAATCCTCAAGTGGGAAGGACCATGTTACCCTTCACATCG ACACTGAGATGTTGAAAGATGTGCCAAGCATCAGCAGGCAAGAGCTTGAAGTAGCCTGTGAAGATTTCAGTAATATTATTGGCTCCTCACCAGATAGTATAGTGTACAAGGGCACCATGAAAGGTGGACCTGAGATTGCTGTTATCTCAATATgcattaaagaagaaaactgGACAGACTATCTCGAGCTTTATTTTCAGCGAGAG GTGGCAGATCTAGCAAGACTAAATCATGAGAACGTAGGAAAGTTGCTAGGCTATTGTAAAGAAAGCAGTCCATTTACTAGGATGCTGGTTTTTGAATATGCATCAAATGGCACGTTATATGAGCACCTTCATT ATGGAGAAGGTTGTTTATCCTGGACACGTCGCATGAATATAATTCTGGGCATGGCCCGCGGACTTAAGTATCTTCATAGTGAACTTCAACCACCATTTACTATATCAGAGTTGAATTCGGGTGCTGTATATCTTACAGATGACTTCTCACCCAAG CTGGTTGACTTTGAAAGCTGGAAGACCATTCTTTCAAGGTCTGAAAAGAACTCAGGCTCCATTGGAAACCAAGTCACTCAATGTATTCTTCCAAGTTCGCTTGAACCACGTCATCTCGACATAGAAAGTAACATTTACGCATTTGGTGTTCTTTTACTGGAAGTAGTCAGTGGGAGACCTCCATACTGTAAGGACAAAGAATGCTTAGTAGACTGG GCCAAGGAATACCTCGAATCACCAGATGGGATGTCCTGCTTGGTAGACCCAGAAGTGAAGCATTTTGCAGATGAAGATCTGAGGACGATATGTGAGGTTGTAAATCTTTGCATTCATCCACAGCCAGCCAAGCTGATTTGTATGCAGGACTTATGCAGCATGTTAGAGACCAGAATTGATACCTCATTCTCTGTTGAGTTGAAAGCTTCTTCTCTTGCTTGGGCGGAACTTGCACTTTCATCATAG